In the Methanosphaera stadtmanae DSM 3091 genome, TAACAGATTCATAATATGTAAGATAAAGTCTTAAATTCAAATGGAGGGAAATTACATGAATATTACAATAATTGGGACAGGATATGTGGGATTAGTAACAGGTACTTGTTTTTCAGAGATGGGAAATGAAGTATACTGTGTGGATGTTATTGAAGAAAAAATAGAATCCCTAAAACAAGGAATAATACCAATATATGAACCAGGACTTGAAGAATTAATAAAACATAACTACAACAATGGAAACCTACATTTTACAACAGATCTATTTGAAGGTCTATCCGATTCACAACTCTGTTTTATAGCAGTAGGAACACCTATGGGTGAAGATGGAAGTGCAGATTTAAGATATGTAAGACAGGTTGCAAAACAAATAGGACAAACAATAACTCAGGACATAATTGTAGTTGATAAATCAACAGTTCCAGTGGGAACAGCAGATGAAGTTGAAACAATAATAAATAAAGAACTTGATAAAAGAAATAAAAACTACAAGGTAACAGTTGTTTCAAATCCAGAATTTCTAAAGGAAGGAACAGCAGTAAATGATTTTATGCACCCCGAAAGGGTTATTGTTGGAACAGATGATGATTCTGCAGCAGAAATTATGAAAGAATTATATGATCCATTTACTAAAAATCATGAAAGAATGATAATAATGGATGTACGTAGTGCAGAAATGACAAAATATGCATCAAATTCAATGCTTGCAAATAGAATATCCTTTATGAATGAAATGGCAAATATATGTGATAAAATCGGTGCAAATATTGATAATGTACGTAGAGGTATGGGTAGTGATTCAAGAATAGGTCATAGTTTCCTATATCCTGGATGTGGATATGGTGGAAGTTGTTTTCCTAAGGATGTTACAGCTCTAATAAAAACAGCACAAGACAATGGATTAAATCCTGTACTACTAAAAAGTGTAGAAGAAGTAAATCATAATCAGAAATATTATTTAATAAATAAGATAATTAACATATTTGGAGAAGATTTATCAGGATTAACATTTGCACTATGGGGATTGGCATTTAAGCCTGAAACAGATGATATGAGAGAAGCATCATCAATTATAATAGTAGAAAATCTTCTAAAAATGGGAGCAAAAGTTAATGTCTATGATCCAAAGGCAATGGATGTTGCTAAAGAATTTTACTTTAAAGATTTGGATGTAAATTATTTTAGTGACAAGTATTCAGTTTTAGAAGATGCTGATGCTTTGATTTTAGTTACTGAGTGGAAAGAATTTAGAAATCCTAATTTTAATAAAATAAAATCTCTACTTAAAAA is a window encoding:
- a CDS encoding UDP-glucose dehydrogenase family protein, whose product is MNITIIGTGYVGLVTGTCFSEMGNEVYCVDVIEEKIESLKQGIIPIYEPGLEELIKHNYNNGNLHFTTDLFEGLSDSQLCFIAVGTPMGEDGSADLRYVRQVAKQIGQTITQDIIVVDKSTVPVGTADEVETIINKELDKRNKNYKVTVVSNPEFLKEGTAVNDFMHPERVIVGTDDDSAAEIMKELYDPFTKNHERMIIMDVRSAEMTKYASNSMLANRISFMNEMANICDKIGANIDNVRRGMGSDSRIGHSFLYPGCGYGGSCFPKDVTALIKTAQDNGLNPVLLKSVEEVNHNQKYYLINKIINIFGEDLSGLTFALWGLAFKPETDDMREASSIIIVENLLKMGAKVNVYDPKAMDVAKEFYFKDLDVNYFSDKYSVLEDADALILVTEWKEFRNPNFNKIKSLLKNNIIFDGRNQYKNSYMKKLDFEYHAVGK